In Solanum lycopersicum chromosome 5, SLM_r2.1, the following are encoded in one genomic region:
- the LOC104647469 gene encoding uncharacterized protein, whose product MAAPKFDHNHALFLHPSNNTGASIIPIQLIGSDSYSIWSRAMRIQLLGKNKLGIVDGSLNREDFGTDSVTPKLHKCVIYATSAKAVWKDLRERFDKNLLDEFASIIPPSCNCPTSKDFTMHLEKHKLVQFLMGLNENYDQSRSQVLIVEPTPTINKAYAMLIERESQRSLSSSMSGEDTNLAAFMAGKRMPN is encoded by the exons ATGGCGGCTCCTAAGTTTGATCACAATCATGCTCTGTTTTTGCATCCTTCAAACAATACTGGTGCATCTATCATTCCTATACAACTAATTGGATCTGATAGTTACTCAATTTGGAGTAGGGCCATGCGTATTCAATTGCTTGGAAAGAACAAGTTGGGGATTGTCGATGGCAGCTTGAATAGGGAGGATTTCGGAACAGA TTCTGTTACTCCGAAATTGCACAAATGTGTCATTTATGCAACAAGTGCGAAAGCAGTTTGGAAAGATCTCAGGGAGCGTTTTGATAAG AATTTGTTGGATGAATTTGCAAGTATTATACCACCTTCCTGTAATTGTCCTACTTCTAAGGATTTTACAATGCATCTAGAGAAACATAAATTGGTGCAATTTTTGATGGGATTGAATGAGAATTATGATCAGTCACGCAGTCAAGTTCTCATTGTTGAACCTACTCCTACGATCAATAAAGCATATGCAATGCTTATTGAAAGGGAAAGTCAAAGATCTCTATCATCCTCGATGAGTGGTGAGGATACAAATTTGGCTGCTTTCATGGCAGGCAAAAGGATGCCTAATTAA